Below is a window of Gossypium hirsutum isolate 1008001.06 chromosome A12, Gossypium_hirsutum_v2.1, whole genome shotgun sequence DNA.
ttttaatgatTATATAAAACAAGCCAAACcataatactaaaaataatcGGTTCAATTTCtcgtcaaataataataataataataataataataataataatccttCAATTCAATAGAAATTAGAAagtattgtttaaaaaatataaatctaaaagaaatatacacaattttccataaaatagaagaagaggaagaagaagcaGAGATCCAGATCAACCAACAACTGAAAAACCAGAAGAATGGGTTTCGGGGGGAAGCTATCTAAGAATCCATGGAATCATACCTTGGCCCAGCCAACATCATAACCTTAAATTCTTCGAAGTCAATCATCCCGTTCCCATCATTATCGACTCCGCTTATCATCTTCCTGCATTCAGTAATGGAGCAATCGTCTCCCAGGCTTTTAAGAACCTTGTGAAGTTCTTCGGCTGAAATCGAACCGTTCCCATCTAGATCATACACCGAGAACGCGTCCTTCAGATTCTCCAGAACCTCCTTGGAATCGACTCCCTTAGTGTTGAGCTCCACGAATTCCTCGAAATTTATGAACCCATCACCGTCTGCATCGAATTCTTTGATCATCTTTTGGACTTCTTCATCGGAGGGTTGTTGGCCGAGAGAACCCATGATGGAAGCGAGTTCAGACGATGAGATCTTGCCGTCGCCATTAGCGTCAAACATCTTGAAGATGTGTTCGAGTTCTTGGGGTTGGATTTGAGCGAAGTTTCGCGATGGGGTTGGCGTCGGAGATTGAAGGAACGACAATCCATTCGGAGGAACAGCTGGAGAAGCTGTTGAATTCGGGGAATGTTGCTTCTTTTTCCGACTGAAAATCGACCCAAAACCCATTGGATTGCTATATCTTGGAATCAATTGAGATTGAAGCAAAGCAGCGTTCAGAAAAGGAAAGATCGAAGAAAAGCACTGACAgatttaaaatgcaaaaatatgGTTTTTAGATATATTAAAATGCGGGGTGGgtggttaaattataaatttgaagAAAGGGAAATCTTaatttattcttcttcttctacttctttttcttaaatgtaggaatattatataaatattatgattgtggaattaattgttttgtaattaaaattttggatttcTGTTTTCTGTGTTTGAAAGAACAACGGAAGTAAGAGGGGGTTAAGGCGTGACTGCTTCATAATTTTTGTGGGAAGGGAAAAATATGGAACCCTGtcttttcattttgatttgtttgaGAGATCCGACTGGACACATCATCAACCCCAAAATTTTATATCTTTGCTTCTTAAAACTAATATAAGCATtatcaacaaaatttttttaattatttacaaatttaaattataaattttgtttgttgtattacttaaaattaaatattagttataattaGATTGTTCGATAAATGATAAATAGGtccttatttacttattatttcctattttttttggaaaattttttatctaataaatttcattgtgtgttttcaattgtatttaaaaacttaaattgcTAGAAATGTTAATTTTTAGTTGATTGAATTTTTTAACACTTTATCAAATAAagtctaaattaattaaattatatagtatccaatgcatgcaaaaatattgataattagagtaattaaaatattaattaa
It encodes the following:
- the LOC121210993 gene encoding probable calcium-binding protein CML25, translating into MGFGSIFSRKKKQHSPNSTASPAVPPNGLSFLQSPTPTPSRNFAQIQPQELEHIFKMFDANGDGKISSSELASIMGSLGQQPSDEEVQKMIKEFDADGDGFINFEEFVELNTKGVDSKEVLENLKDAFSVYDLDGNGSISAEELHKVLKSLGDDCSITECRKMISGVDNDGNGMIDFEEFKVMMLAGPRYDSMDS